GTCTGGTCGGCGAGGGCGCCACCGTGCTGCTCACCACGCAGTATCTCGACGAGGCCGACCAGCTGGCCGACACGATCACCGTGCTCTCCGGCGGGGCGGTGGTGGCCGCGGGCACCCCATCGGAGTTGAAGGCCCGCGTCGGCCAGCGCACCGCGACGGTGACCGTCGGCTCCTCCGAGGATCTCGGCATCGCCGCCGAGGCACTGGAGCGGGCCGGACTGCGACCCATGATCAACGCGGAGACGCAGACGCTCACCACTCCGATCGGCGCCAACCGGGAGGTCGCCACCGTGGTCCGGGCGCTGGACGAGGTCGCCGTCGAGGCCTCCGAACTGGCGTTCGGCGAACCGACTCTGGACGACGTCTACCTGACGCTCGCCAGACGCGCCGCACCGGTGAAGGCCTGATCCGTGTCCGGGAGTCGCGGGACGCGGCGGCATCGGCCGAGGACCGTTCGCGTCCAGGCCGCCCGTCGAGGCGAACACCTAGGCCGGGACGGGCGGCCGTCCGGCGGCCGGGCACTCTCGTCGACCGCGGTGACGGCGCGAGACGGGCGGAGCACGCGACGACCGTGGCGCTCTCGGCCGGTCCGGCGCGTCGACGCCGCCGGGAGCGCACCGGCGGTGCGCGGCAGGCGAACAGCACGATCCGCCACCGACGTCCGCATCACGAGAAGACGGGCTGATCATGGGAGCTCCGATCATCATCTCCGCAGCCGAGCAGGCGCCGTCTCGTTGGCGCGGCAGTTCCGTGCTCACACAGGTCTCGGTGCTCACGGGTCGATCGCTGCGCGCGTCCCTCGGCGACCACCGGGTCGTCACGCTGAACGTGATCCAGCCGATGGTGATCCTGGTCCTGTTCACCCAGGTCTTCGGGAGTCTGGCGAACTCGGCGAGCTTCCCGGCGGGCGTGGACTACATCGACTTCCTGATGCCCGCGATCCTGGTCAACACCTCGATGCAGTGCTCGATCCAGTCGGGCGTCGGCCTGGTGGACGACATGCGGAACGGGATGTTGAACCGGTTGCGCTCGATGCCGATCCGATCGGGTTCGATCCTCGTCGCCCGCAGCGTCTCGGATCTGACGCGCACCGCGTTCCAACTGCTGGTGATCTACGTCCTGGCGATCGTGTTCTTCGGCTACCTGCCCGTCACCGGGGCGGTGGGCGTGGTCGGCACGCTCGGACTGGCGTTGGTGGTGGGCTGGGGAATGAGCTGGGTGTTCCTCGCGCTGGGCGCCTGGCTGCGTAACGCGGAGCTGATGCAGAGCATCAGCGTGCTCACCATGATCCCCCTCATGTTCGTCTCCAGCGCGTACGTCCCGATCGCCGATCTGCCCGGCTGGCTGGCCGCGGTGGCGACGGTCAACCCGCTGACGTACGCGGTGGACGCGGCCCGCGCGGTGTCGCTGGACCTGCCCGGCGTGGGCGCGGTCCTGGCCGCCACGGCGATCAGCCTGGTGATCGCCGTGCTCGGCGCGGTGTTCGCCGTCGCAGGCTTCCGCCGGCCGCGGTGAGCCCGCCCGCCGTGCCGCACCGTCGGCCGCCGAAACCGGGTGCCCCCTCGCGCGGGCCGATCGCGGACCGTCGGCCGTCGCCGCCGCTTCCGCGCCACCCCGCGCCGTCGGCGGCCGGCCGCGTACGATCGACGCGCGGCGGTGATTTTCCAACACTATGTTCCGATTCGGGCAACCTCGATCCGCGGCGTGCGTCTGAACGGGTGAGAGACCACGACAGACAGGAGGGATCGCGATGAATCGGCGAAGGATGTTCGTTCCCGCGCTGCTGGCGGCGGGCGGCCTGTTCTTGACCGCGTGCGGGCAGGCGTCCGATCAGGACTCGGCCCCGACGGCGGAGGCACCCGCCACGGCGGCCTCCGAGGGCGACGGTCTGCCGGAGACCGACGCCTCGCCCGGCACCGACGGCTCCGCCGAGGGCGACGACCCCGGCTCCGATGCCGCATCGCCCCCGAGCGCGACGGACGGCCTGGAACCGGTGGACTGCGGTGAGGTCGAGCTCGACGAGGACACCACCCACACACTGATCGCGCTGCCTGCGGCGGGCGGCCAGGTCGGCTGCCCCGAGGCGCTCGACGTCATCGACGAGTTCATCCAGCTGCCCGACGAGGAGAAGGCGGAGGCGTCCCTCGGGAACGTCGAGCTGTCCGACGGCTGGTCCTGCACCGTCGACGACGGCGTCACGGCGTCGGTCGGCTGCGTTGCGGGCCTGGTCGGGGAGGACTTCGAGTTCGCCTTCCAGACCGAGCCGGTCTGATCGACACCGGCGGACGTTAGCGGCACGGGCCCGGGCGAATCGACCGGCCTGTGATCGGTCGGCTGACCTCGACTTCGGTCCGACCCGGTCCCGGCCTGCCCGTGGTGGCGGCGCCTCTCGCGCACCCGTCCCACGCCACGGCCTGCGTGACCGGTGCCGATCGCCACGGCGACCGACCTGACGGTTCGCCACGTGGGCGCGGAGCGCATCGATGCTCTCGGCTCCGAACGACGTGTTGGGCGTCGGCCGGGGGATCAAGACGTCCCTGGTCGTGTCGAAGCCCTGGTATCGCCACGCGGTGCGTCCTCCTGACCCGGCGTCGCCGGATTCACCTTCGTGATCGCCCGGTCCCGCCCGTGAATCGCCGCCGATCACCAGCACGACACAGGCTTCGCGGTCGCGACGTGGCTCCCTCAGTCGGCGTCATCGACGGCCACCCGGATCGCGAGTCGGTTCACGGCCTCCACCAGACGCGCGGTCGCGACTGCCGCCTCATCCCACTCGCGTGATTCCACGTCCGCGCCTCGCCCAGACCGCACCGCGGCGGCGAAGGAGGCGATCCCGGCGTCCAACTGGTCCGCCGCAGGAAACGTGGACTCCTCGACGTGATCCTGTTCCTCGATTCGCACGCCCGGACGCCAGTCGGCGGTCGGTGTGAAAGCTCGGTCCACGATCAACCGGCCGGTCTCTCCCGCAAGCGAATAACGCGAGAAATAGGAGTGCTCCAGCCCGAAGTCGAGAGCGGCCAGCACACCGGCGGAGGAGACGAGCAGAACCTGCCCGGAGAGATCGACGCTCCGAGTCCGGTCCATGCGCAAGGTCGCCCCGGCCACGGCCACATCGTCTCCGAGGAAGTACTGCGCGAGCCGAAGCGGATACACCCCCAGGTCCGTCAACGCGCCGCCGCCCAGCTCCGCCGAGTAACGGATATCGCCGTCCGGCAGGGGCGGGATCCGGAAGGACGCGGTCAGGAACCGAGGAGCACCGACCCGCTTCTCGGCCAGCATCCCCCGTACCGCGTGATTCCGCGGATGGTGCGGGAACAGGAAGTTCTCCCGAAGCACCCGCCCAGCCACCCGCGCCAGGGCGACCAGCTCCCGGGCAGTCGACTCGGAGGTCGCCAGCGGCTTCTCGATCAGGACGTGGCGCCCGGAGGCGAGCACGGCACGCACCCATCGCTCGTGCGAGGCGGGCGGCTGTGCCAGGTAGACCGCGTCGATGTCGTCGCGGTCCAGCAACTCGACGTAGCCGGTCGGCACGCAGCCGAACCGGGCGGCGACCCGGGCCGCTGTGGCGTGGTC
This genomic stretch from Actinoalloteichus hoggarensis harbors:
- a CDS encoding Gfo/Idh/MocA family protein, coding for MSSPIRFGVLGCGAFAQRRMIPALLANPNTTVTAVASRDHATAARVAARFGCVPTGYVELLDRDDIDAVYLAQPPASHERWVRAVLASGRHVLIEKPLATSESTARELVALARVAGRVLRENFLFPHHPRNHAVRGMLAEKRVGAPRFLTASFRIPPLPDGDIRYSAELGGGALTDLGVYPLRLAQYFLGDDVAVAGATLRMDRTRSVDLSGQVLLVSSAGVLAALDFGLEHSYFSRYSLAGETGRLIVDRAFTPTADWRPGVRIEEQDHVEESTFPAADQLDAGIASFAAAVRSGRGADVESREWDEAAVATARLVEAVNRLAIRVAVDDAD
- a CDS encoding ABC transporter permease; the protein is MGAPIIISAAEQAPSRWRGSSVLTQVSVLTGRSLRASLGDHRVVTLNVIQPMVILVLFTQVFGSLANSASFPAGVDYIDFLMPAILVNTSMQCSIQSGVGLVDDMRNGMLNRLRSMPIRSGSILVARSVSDLTRTAFQLLVIYVLAIVFFGYLPVTGAVGVVGTLGLALVVGWGMSWVFLALGAWLRNAELMQSISVLTMIPLMFVSSAYVPIADLPGWLAAVATVNPLTYAVDAARAVSLDLPGVGAVLAATAISLVIAVLGAVFAVAGFRRPR